From Sphingomonas bisphenolicum, one genomic window encodes:
- a CDS encoding efflux RND transporter periplasmic adaptor subunit, which translates to MNYETQLVGDSMVVIDEDEARRRRKRLLLIGGGVAALLVAAAAWISMRGDTAAAPTAPAAQVPVVTVIRPGQSVVSRTVSATGSLAARIDMPVGVVGEGGMVTRVLVQPGDWVRAGQPLAIIERSVQVEQVRSLAAQVDVARADAKLAQAQLDRAKALVSRGFISAADIDQRTATRDAAVARVNVAAAQLAEQRARTGRLDIRAPASGLVLTRAVEPGQIVQAGSGVLFRLAKDGEMELQAQVAEGDLATLRPGNSATVTPIGHSDQFAGRVWQVSPVVDPQMRQGIARIAIAYNPAIRPGGFASATITSGSGSAPLLPESAVQSDAKGSYVYVVNAKNQVERRSVSVGQVSDAGVAVTSGIDGTESIVTSAGAFLAPGQKVKPELLKGR; encoded by the coding sequence ATGAATTACGAAACCCAGCTGGTGGGCGACTCGATGGTCGTCATCGACGAAGATGAGGCGCGCCGGCGGCGCAAACGCCTGCTGCTGATCGGCGGCGGCGTGGCCGCTCTGCTGGTCGCCGCGGCCGCCTGGATATCGATGCGCGGCGACACCGCCGCCGCCCCCACCGCTCCTGCGGCGCAGGTGCCGGTCGTGACCGTGATCCGCCCCGGCCAGTCGGTCGTGTCGCGCACCGTCAGCGCGACGGGATCGCTCGCGGCGCGGATCGACATGCCGGTCGGCGTTGTCGGCGAAGGCGGCATGGTCACGCGGGTTTTGGTGCAACCGGGCGACTGGGTACGCGCTGGCCAGCCGCTGGCGATCATCGAACGGTCGGTCCAGGTGGAACAGGTGCGCTCGCTCGCCGCGCAGGTGGACGTGGCCCGCGCGGACGCCAAGCTCGCCCAGGCCCAGCTCGACCGCGCCAAGGCGCTGGTCAGTCGCGGCTTCATCAGCGCCGCCGACATCGATCAGCGCACCGCGACCCGCGATGCGGCGGTGGCGCGCGTGAACGTCGCCGCGGCGCAACTCGCCGAACAGCGCGCCCGCACCGGGCGGCTGGACATTCGCGCCCCGGCATCCGGCCTGGTCCTGACCCGCGCGGTCGAGCCGGGCCAGATCGTCCAGGCGGGCAGCGGCGTGCTCTTCCGTTTGGCCAAGGATGGCGAGATGGAGTTGCAGGCGCAGGTGGCCGAGGGTGATCTGGCGACGCTGCGCCCGGGCAACAGCGCGACCGTGACGCCGATCGGCCATAGCGACCAGTTCGCCGGACGCGTGTGGCAGGTATCGCCGGTGGTCGATCCCCAGATGCGCCAGGGTATCGCCCGCATCGCCATCGCCTATAATCCGGCGATCCGGCCGGGCGGCTTCGCCTCCGCGACCATCACCAGCGGATCGGGCAGCGCCCCCCTGCTGCCCGAATCGGCGGTGCAGAGCGACGCCAAGGGCAGCTATGTCTATGTGGTCAACGCCAAGAATCAGGTCGAGCGCCGCAGCGTGAGCGTCGGCCAGGTGTCCGACGCCGGCGTTGCCGTGACCAGCGGCATCGACGGCACGGAAAGCATCGTCACCTCCGCCGGCGCTTTCCTGGCGCCGGGGCAGAAGGTGAAGCCGGAATTGTTGAAAGGCCGCTAG
- a CDS encoding GlsB/YeaQ/YmgE family stress response membrane protein produces MDLLGWIVVGLLAGAIARLIMPGRDPGGCVVTILLGIAGALLAGFVGRLAGFYATGERAGFVAAIVGAIAVLALYRFFAARR; encoded by the coding sequence ATGGACTTGCTGGGATGGATCGTGGTCGGCCTGCTTGCGGGCGCTATCGCGCGGCTGATAATGCCCGGCCGTGATCCGGGCGGCTGCGTCGTCACCATATTGCTGGGCATTGCCGGGGCGTTGTTGGCCGGGTTCGTCGGTCGGCTCGCCGGCTTTTATGCGACCGGCGAGCGCGCTGGCTTCGTCGCCGCCATCGTCGGCGCGATCGCGGTGCTGGCGCTCTACCGGTTTTTCGCGGCGCGCCGCTGA
- a CDS encoding GlsB/YeaQ/YmgE family stress response membrane protein, whose product MGIILWLIVGGIIGWLASMVMRTDAQQGILLNIVVGIVGAFIGGLIFSGGSINQGLTLYSFLVSLVGAIILLAIVNLVRRGSMR is encoded by the coding sequence ATGGGCATCATCTTGTGGCTTATCGTCGGCGGCATCATCGGCTGGCTCGCCAGCATGGTCATGCGCACCGACGCACAGCAGGGCATCCTGCTTAACATCGTGGTCGGCATCGTCGGCGCCTTCATCGGCGGCCTGATCTTCAGCGGCGGATCGATCAACCAAGGGCTGACGCTGTACAGCTTCCTGGTGTCGCTGGTCGGCGCGATCATCCTGCTGGCAATCGTCAATCTGGTTCGCCGCGGGTCGATGCGTTAA
- the sciP gene encoding CtrA inhibitor SciP: protein MIENQKIKPAQVVGPLGEPLTLDSLPPADTTRWVVRRKAEVVAAVNGGLLSVDEACSRYNLTLEEFAGWQRAVDRSGMHGLRVTRIQYYKSLYERQQKY from the coding sequence ATGATCGAGAACCAGAAAATCAAGCCGGCTCAGGTCGTCGGGCCACTTGGGGAACCCCTGACCCTGGACAGCCTGCCGCCGGCCGACACCACACGCTGGGTGGTGCGGCGCAAGGCGGAAGTCGTCGCAGCGGTGAATGGAGGCCTGCTGAGCGTGGACGAAGCGTGTTCGCGCTACAATCTGACGCTGGAGGAATTTGCCGGCTGGCAGCGGGCGGTCGACCGGTCGGGCATGCATGGCCTGCGCGTCACCCGCATCCAATATTATAAGTCGCTCTACGAGCGCCAGCAGAAATACTGA